The nucleotide sequence GTGGGCTTTGCTGATCACCGTTGTGATTCTGACGGCGTCTTATTTCCTGCTGCGTTCACCACTGGGCTCCCTGCTTGAAGCCATCAGCACTTTGAATCGTGCGGGCGCGCAAGTTTCCACAACGGGTAATGAGATCTTCAGCTCCAGCCAAAGCCTGAGTAATTCCGCCGTGAAGGCCGCCGCTTCCATTGAAGAAACCTCTGCCTCCACGGAAGAGGTTTCCAGCATGGTGAAGATGAATTCCCAGCACGCATCCAAAGCCCGCGATCTGGCGCACACCGCCCAGGAAAAAGCACGTATCGGTGAACGCGAGGTGCAAAAGCTGACCACGTCGATGGACGAAATCACCTCCAGCTCCAAAAAGATTGAAGAGATCATCACCGTGATTGATGACATCGCTTTTCAGACAAATCTGCTGGCGCTGAATGCATCTGTCGAAGCGGCTCGTGCCGGCGAACACGGAAAAGGTTTTGCGGTTGTTGCCGAAGCGGTTCGCAGCCTCGCACAACGAAGCGCCACTTCCGCCAAAGAGATTTCCAATCTGATCAACGACAGTGTTGAAAAGATTGAGTCCGGTCATGAGGTGGTCCGATCCAGTGCCGATTCCTTAAAAGAGATTGTGACCACCATTGAAAAGCTGTCAGCCCTCAACACCGAGATTTCCGGAGCCAGTTCCGAACAGGAGCAAGGGATCCTGCAAATTAACAAGGCTTTGACAGACATGGATAAGATCACCCAAGCCAATGCCGCCGCCGCCGAAGAATGCGCTGCCGCTTCGGAAGAGCTGACACGTCAGTCATCCGTCATGGAAGAAGCAGTCCAGCAACTGAACGTTATTATTAGCGGAAATGCGGACCGAGCCGCTTCATGACCCAAAAATAGACAAATGATGACGGGAATCATAGACCCGTGCAGTTAAAGTGCTATCCTTCAAGACAAGGAGGATAGCATGATCAATCATTCACTTCTTATTGCCGACGAACTGGAGCACAAGGATGAAGCGTCCTTAAAAAGATCCCAGGTGAACCGTCGCTTCGCCTCGGACCTGTCTGTCCGCCTGAATTGCCCCGTTTCCTTGTTGTATGTCAAAACTCTGAAAGACATCCCCGGACGCCTGGCCCTTTCTTACGCTGAAAAAGCCAAGGTCATCAGCCACAAACACCACCAGCTGGCACCGGTCATGAACAACTTTGCCGTGCCCGGGAAACTGATTGTGAAGTTCGGCTCGCCAGTAAAAGAAATCTCGGCCGCCGTCAAAGACAACAGTGTCGAGGCTCTGATTGTCGGTTCACGCGCTCTGAAAGGCATGGACCGCTTTTTCCTGGGAAGTGTTGCCGAAGAGGTCGTGCGCAATGTGAAGCGTCCGGTTTATATTCTTGGGCCAGGAACCCAGCGTGATGACTATAGCCTGCCGACTAAAAAAGATTTACGCATTGCCATCGTCACCGACCTGACGAAAAAATGCCGTGCTTCTGAAACCTATGGCGTCAGCCTTGCAAAACGTCTGGGGGCCCACGTGGTGCTTTATCACTCGGTTGCAGAAACTCTGCGCACGGTGGAACAATACATGTTTGCTGCCGGTGAAGCGACTCCAAGCATTGATACAATTTACGCCGACATTAAAAAAGACGCACAAAACTCGATGGAGAAAAAACTGGAACGCCTGCGCAGCAAAGGTATTTCCTGTGAGGGATTCATCGAGCAGGAAAAAACTCCGCTGGTGGACACCTTCCTGGCGGGACCTGCGGG is from Bdellovibrio bacteriovorus str. Tiberius and encodes:
- a CDS encoding methyl-accepting chemotaxis protein encodes the protein MKFGSKVILNVAISCVVCTLAAVGISSSKIHEQGRDQLVDKSQAILSRLESMRGYVAISGNLKEDFTAAVEKYPDGNLPEDVRKQLLRKVPIVASMAVGFENADKDGYKFRVFTAAPRRDSNKATASELEILKRFEADPELKEIVASGDHDVVVYRPVRLSEAQGCLLCHGHPSKSPWGNGKDILGFPMENWGDNKLHGVFAVTSSTDRVAEAANNTTYSILLWALLITVVILTASYFLLRSPLGSLLEAISTLNRAGAQVSTTGNEIFSSSQSLSNSAVKAAASIEETSASTEEVSSMVKMNSQHASKARDLAHTAQEKARIGEREVQKLTTSMDEITSSSKKIEEIITVIDDIAFQTNLLALNASVEAARAGEHGKGFAVVAEAVRSLAQRSATSAKEISNLINDSVEKIESGHEVVRSSADSLKEIVTTIEKLSALNTEISGASSEQEQGILQINKALTDMDKITQANAAAAEECAAASEELTRQSSVMEEAVQQLNVIISGNADRAAS
- a CDS encoding universal stress protein, which translates into the protein MINHSLLIADELEHKDEASLKRSQVNRRFASDLSVRLNCPVSLLYVKTLKDIPGRLALSYAEKAKVISHKHHQLAPVMNNFAVPGKLIVKFGSPVKEISAAVKDNSVEALIVGSRALKGMDRFFLGSVAEEVVRNVKRPVYILGPGTQRDDYSLPTKKDLRIAIVTDLTKKCRASETYGVSLAKRLGAHVVLYHSVAETLRTVEQYMFAAGEATPSIDTIYADIKKDAQNSMEKKLERLRSKGISCEGFIEQEKTPLVDTFLAGPAGHCDLICMGDESYGGLLGTLLGSNLRDMIAKSPVPVIVVR